The window CTCGAGGAAGTTCAAAAGTTACCTCTTGTAAAGCTTTCGACAGGTCCTCCATAGTCAAAATCAGGCGCTTGTCCTGCACGAATCAAAGCAACAAAAGGAAAAGTTTAGAAACCACGCAGAGCACAACAGAAGTAGATCTTGTgagatctatttttttttaattagaaactTCTTAagaatacatttatttaatacaaaaagtaagttaaaaaaataataataatagcagCAAAGGATTACCTTCTGCTGTTTATCCCTCTTGTCCTTAACAATAGAAGCTTGTCTGGCTTTACATTGCCTGGATACGAGAAGATGACAATCAACTTTCGCTACGAGTAAATCTATTCCATTTCATTTTAAGTAAAGAAACAGTATCCCCAAGATACGAAACAGAAACAATAAGTGTTTCCAGATGAGGCAATATCTACGTCGAGCATTTGTCGAGAAGACTAGCATTTTGTTTAAGTTATAATaattcttcttaattaaaaatgGACTTTCTTTCCATTCAAAACCTGTTATTTGTAACATTCTGCAGTCATATGTCTATCCTATTAGTTTTGTGCATACATCATCAGATAAACAACCAGATCATCCAAGATCATTCCTGTCATTCAAAACATGAATTGAATGAACTAGAATCCCAATTAGAACATAACTGTTATAATATGTACACTGTATAAGATCTGAAAGAATCCAGCTatccaacatgattgtaatttCAAAACCCTACAATATACTATTAAAGCATATACTGAGTGGAACAGTAAAAGAGAAAACGTACTGAAGCGCTTCGTTTGCAACCTCGGAGATGAATTTCTGAGTAGCAACTGCAACCAATCTGATTCTGCAAAAACAGAAGAAGCTCGTTCATAATATTGTGCATTCAGAAAATTGGAATGAGAAAagagtttgagatgaaaattGAAACGTACAACCGAACATCGGGACATTGAAATCCACTTTTGCCTAGATAATGCTCCACGAGTTCATCGGGAATCTGCAAAAAGAGGGGGATAAAGGAATGATTGGTTGAAGTAGAGAGATTAGGTTTACAGTTGAAGGAATTGAAATTATATACAGTTGGATTGTAATCCATCAAGGACGCTAGAAAATCGGATAGCGTAGAGTCGTCATCGTGGTGTCTGGATTCGCTGCTGGACTGCGGATTCATGTTGTTCATCTTTTCTTCCCTTTCTTCTCTCTCAAGCGGATCTTGATTCTTCAATTTCTATTCCCTCATTAAATAcctacaaattattattattattattgatatttgtggataaaagatataaatcttttaaataaaaataatatcattcaaaattttgaattagtttaagtttctaaatttaatatttatctatatttttaaatttatcaaatatataaaatctaaaatatatctAAAAGAATAACAATtcatctaaattaataatatccATTACTAATTACTATTAGAGaggagaaaaataattaatttttttttattaaacattcaattttaaattaaattattaattaaattataaaaaattttacttaagtttaatattatttattattatatacttatttaaaaaataaaaatattaaaaaattatttaattaattcatttaaatttattatatttataataatttaattatttaataaccaaatttagTGTGAATggatatttatgaaaaatagtataataaataaatttaaaataataaattaatataatagataattgaaaaaatataaaaatatttaaaattaatatatacatatatataaataattaaaaaaattatatggtaATAAAAGTATTGTGTACAGTgtcttttttataataataaattattataataaataattagacaaatattaaaaattaattaaattaattaataattaaataaaaaaattattcatacattatcttgatttatttttttataataataaattatttaaaaataatatataaggatatataaataaaaatatgttataataaaaaaattatttaattaaaaatttttataggtatattttaaagttaccaactaacttttttattttttattttaatatattattcataatttattaagaattttaaacaataaatttatattattataatttttttgtttatattttcattcaaGTGAATTGTAccattaatctttttaatttagttaaatatattattaaatttattttctaatttttatatattttaaaatatacataaaagaaaattataaattaaaataacaaatatttattatattttttggattttatatatatatatatataattaattaataatttaaatattaaaaagaaaaaaaaatattattaaaatttcttacattaatatataacatttaaattattttttaatgacgtattattaaacataatcatTCTCAATTTCTACTGTacttaaatcatttaataatgTCTTTTGGCATTGACTCACCATAGGTGAAAGAACACATTCGACTACACTTTTCAACATGATCATCCATTGACGAACCCTTATGTTTTATCAAATTCGATTACACTTTTCGGCGTGAACTTATGCTTTGAATTACCCTCCGTGGACAAACTTTTAAGTTTTCTCATTAATGATTGCGTTACTCAAGCCAAAATTCTTGTTTCCGATTCATCTACCAATATTCACACacccaaatataataattacttttggAGGGATTCAAATTCTAGTCTtgagtatgaaatgttaacactttaactgCTAGACcatttatgattgttgaaataattttataattttgtgtatctatatatatattttataaattacattttcgataactatatatattatataaatttttcatactcatttcaaaaaatataataaaaataattatatctcttatcataatatcaaataaaaatatttcagttaataatgatatatataacattatatataataaaaataattaaatttcttatcataattttatttattaagtataagaCACATTGAatacacattttaaaattattgtaattttttgttgataaatttattttgttttttaatgcTTAACTCAAGCCGACATTTTCACATGCTTCATTCACCAATGTTCGCACactcaaatataataattacttttagagGGCTTTTAGAGGGATTCGAACTAGGGGTAAACATTGGGTGGATTAAATCGAAATCCAATCCAATTCGAATcataaatactaattcggattggatatttcggattggatatttcggattggattgagatcggatcggattgagttcggatcggattgagttcggattgaattaaatcaGATTGGATTAtgattatccaaactatctaaataaaaatatattttttaatttatttttctttcaattaaatttcatctcaatataatatatattttacttatcatcactttgacaacgatatttatttttatttttatttttttaattatttttttcagattcaaatttaataataatagaaaatttgaattttttttaaaaaaataaaagaaataaaaaaaattgttgactaatttcaagttgatatatataaatattttttagtttggattatccaaaccattttcaatccatTCCGTATtcgatccgtattaattagtaaaatggtttggattacggattggataaatttagtttgaatttaatacggatcggacaaAACAGATTGattttacccatttgctcacccctaattCGAACTCTCGTTTTAAGTataaaatgttaacactttaaccgctagaccacttatgatggttgaatgttttttataattttgtgtatgtatatatttttgtaagttacattttgaataattatatatatatatatattataaaaaaattatatatataaattatattattatgaatgtcGCACGTTTATCCAATTTcgtgtagaatttaaaatataaagtcttattagttgAGTTAGTTAAAGTGTCttacttgttttgtttggttgcaagttcgaaacatacatatagtatttttaaccgtttcaagtttatgagcGCATCAATCCACGATCCAactcaagtattcattactctcaaatatatatatccaaattaatcacagctttGGACccgacaaattcaaattaagcattattatatatatatatcagattCTTGACCCGACTTTTAATTTTTGTGGTGGGTCTTGTAACCCCGAGAAAACCCTTTGCATTAGTTTTCGTGCAAAGTTTGAGGTTCGAGAGAACCTCAATTTGCATGtcagaaatttattttttaaaataaaaaattatttttaaaagatttcattGATTATTGActgcttttgaaattaattaaaaagtaattaattttggggttcaattttaaataattagggAATTTAAGGTAAtgaaatcacaatttgatttttagaaaatcttttagtttaaattaattaagcataattaatttagaagattgtttattttgaaagagtcgccaattgattttttgaaaatcaataaaagttggcatacgtatacaaactTATTGACCAGAGTTTTTATCTTAGTTCGTAGTTTAGTGATACTCGAAAAAGGgttttcgcgcttcatccttcGTACTctttttaaaaacggtctctacttataaagtttgCTTTtgaaatcggttgtataacatttgagttttaactaattaatcttcCGGTcttagtcatgcttctaggttttagcgttatttaaaatattaaaacaataatttttacatGTTGGTACATGTTACTAATGATAACTAGGGAGGATTATACCTAAAGAACATCAGTCATTTTAAAggtgttagggtttagaaataaatattaaacagaccttagtcaaaatatattttttggaaatatcccaaaaatattttgaaatcattttctatttttttaggatttttagaaaatggtttgtggtccaaaaattacaaaattacaaaaataattttggaatttgaaaagTGGAATCAAACAAGCCTCATGACCGAAGTCCTAAGCCTTGGGTCTATTTTTATCGGTCGGGATCCAGAGACACTCGGTCTAGGttctaaggactctcggtccttggccgAGGTTACTAGTCTGAGTGTATAAACCCATCGATCCTAGGTTAGCTTAGGGCTAAGTTTCttggtcgaggtgtataaacctaaTAGTCTTAGGTTAACTCTAGGCTAAGTCCCATGGTCCCAAGTTTAGAAATTCTCGGTCTAGGGTCGAGATTCATCAGTCCTAGatttggacctctcggtcctgggttcTAGAATCCTCGATCctaggtcggacctctcggtcttcGATAAAAATCCTCGATtggatttctcggtcctaactcaagaacatcggtagGACTTCTTATTCATATCTCAAGAACATCGGgcagacctctcggtcttgtTGAAATTCTTAGTCGTAGGTTcaaatttctcggtcctaggtctcggtccaGACCGATGATTCTCGGTcgaatctctcggtcctaggctagcaAGCCTCGGACCTTAAGAACAACGAAATGCAggtttttaaattcaatttttagcttggattctttgatccaataGTTTggatagcttcacaaagctcccaggaacatgttgatcaacCTGGATGATAATCGAatcgttcaaaatagtttgtgatcaaaatttgtgttttttattttaaagtcgTTTGGAGGAAAATGAGTTTCccaatagtttccttatatcattggtaccaaaataagaacactagcTGTTATTTTGACCAActtaagaactcaaaattttcaattattttgaaaattttgattaaacatgacCGGAATGGATCAAACATAATCCAAACAAttgcccaacatcattacaatcatgttgggatgcTTTATGAGCTGTGATTAAACCTAATTATCCCAATAACAGTAAACTcgattttagatttaaaaaaaaatcaaatttgggttttgtttttaagaCTGATTGATCAGTTTTATCTTATCCAGATAGTTTttaaatgatcttaggatcaagattcaaccataaaacatcataaacagCAAACATGGAAgattatgcaatttgaaatataaaaatttcaaattcaaactgtaaatatgaattagagggtgattggatcCTTAATAAGGATTGGAggacactccttagaccttagggaaTCTATTGGGATGCTCAtatccaagctttaaggccttatacaaagttttcaaaaaaatccaaaagcttgaagctttaatggcaaATTTCTGAAAATCGACAATTGGAAGGTGGATAGTGGATCTCTTGCCTTCGGAATGACTCATGGAGGGAGGCTCCAAGTGGGCTGAATCAGCCAAAAACCATTAATGgcgttttggttgttcttcctcaAGTTGGCCGGAACAGGTATGAATCATCCATATTcttgtaggagaaatgatcatcatcgtagggtgatcattttaggCTTTAAATTAGACAAAATGGTTGACTAACGAGGGAGTTCCCATAAGAGAAGATCAAAGACATATCTTTGATCTTATCTCCGGCGTCGCGTTGGAGACGAAGATGGCAatcaaaacgacgttgttttgaaCGCGCTTGGGCGTTCTATTGGTGTTTCGTCAATGCGTCGATGCGTCTGAGCATTCTGTTAGCGGTTTGGCTAACGAGCGTTAACCAATCCAGTGTTTCGCGAACGCGCGCTCCTTCCGCTACAATGGGCTACGCGGGCACGCATGGAGCGTCAGATGGAGATTCGATGCTCATCCGATGGCTTTGGTTGCGGTTGTAGCTGTAATTCCCGATTTCGACTACACACGAttacgattttattttttatttaaaacttaagagtttgtttgaaattgatttttcttttttcttttatcctttgactttatttttgatctttttaaatacataaaatagtaaaataaatatggcaaatattttaccaatttattttttatatttttttatatttttagggttaataaataattattttagatgaaattatacaacaattcattctaaattatctatttttgtccctttaattttttctaaaattattttgagataaaattagtaaaaatttatccaaaataatttattttttgttttagctttaacccttaattaattttattaattaccacaataattaattataattaattgttttaattgaatttttttttcataaggttaattactttgattttatttatttaaaaataaatcaaaaaatatattttaatattgtgaaTCAGAgcgtagatttttagtgtttacaggTCTCTATCttaatttgtttatgatttgaataataCTTCAATCTTCGTCGGCAAATCATTTGCTGCTCATACTTTTTCATTGTGTTTGTGATATTTTTTTGAGTTCGTGTCGGTTCTTATTTTAGAAACACAAGAGACAAAATTATCGAAGTTGTTTTTCATGATAGAGACATTTTTATAGGACCGACAATTTCTGACCCGACACGAAACGAAAAAAACAAGTTAGGGTCAAATATTTTTGGGTTCGAGCCGAAATTATGTAGACAtgtttaacctgattaataaacaGGTCAAAATCGGGTTGACATTAAATGAACCAAAATAGACCCGTCAACccgtttataattttattttgttaggttttgtgttaattttcttttgttaagtTTTTCAAGATTTTCAGTAGGCGAATTtgtaatttaagtttatttttattttgtgttgatgtaattttaatctaaaataaaaatgttattgttaggatctaggtcgccactggtggaccgggggttgaaccggttagcggttctcactcgtagggtggtggttaatccggttagagattaacaccggggtttcaatactacacaacctgtcacaaacccttgaactaggttcaagcgcggaagaggtttgctttcaagttgaagcggtacacgtgtatgataggtggaatcggtttcggatgatgaagatttgaaggatggtgggt is drawn from Impatiens glandulifera chromosome 3, dImpGla2.1, whole genome shotgun sequence and contains these coding sequences:
- the LOC124931575 gene encoding transcription initiation factor TFIID subunit 10 — its product is MNNMNPQSSSESRHHDDDSTLSDFLASLMDYNPTIPDELVEHYLGKSGFQCPDVRLIRLVAVATQKFISEVANEALQQCKARQASIVKDKRDKQQKDKRLILTMEDLSKALQEYGVNVKHQEYFADSPVTSLDPSTRDE